A window of the Loxodonta africana isolate mLoxAfr1 chromosome 3, mLoxAfr1.hap2, whole genome shotgun sequence genome harbors these coding sequences:
- the LRIF1 gene encoding ligand-dependent nuclear receptor-interacting factor 1 isoform X1: MSNNLQRVFLKPAEENKGNASHCVSGCIYQVVQTIGSDGKNLLQLLPIPNSSGNLIPLVQSSVMSDALKGNTGSPVHVTFQTQISSSSTSTSVQLPVFQPANSTNYFLSRTVDTSEKVRVTSVGTENFTSSVSKVQSHGVKIDGLTMQTFAVPPSSTQNDSSYILVNTQSLPMTVKSPVLPSGHHLQIPAHAEVKSVPASSLPPSVQQKILAAAATSTSGTVEASQIPTVIYVSPVKTVKNVVTKNFQNIYPKPVTEVANPVILSTTQIPVNVATEAKSGQHSQAAPVKWIFQETLQPCTPSLVPVKSSNNVASKILKTFVDRKNLGDNTVNMPPLSTISASGTQSKSIPIKDNALVMFNGKVYLLAKKGSDVLPSQIDQQNSVSPDTPPRKDTSQIVSSSPVTDISREVVNIVLAKSKSSQMETKSLSNIQLASMASLTSEKNKKVEQPSLSTLNPHNMNQSINYLKPCKTSFTNPVFPDGFSTGENTPRKGNIQSIEKISSSIDARAVTSQQGVFRDQEPKIQNEMASTLKKDTQERNDMKDTQEVGNKALCLKNDAEFKKIFGLTKDLRVCLTRIPDHLNSGKSFDAFTSLVKGDTYKKTEVMVKKAERKQGVDKKRKPKTVKKMDYAKKRKTESACNTGVNGETSVTSSQLRSSILPTSEVSQRNSLTSHKKSREEKRTDIEHYIHDNQEKGTLSSNASFEQSHSFNKNYTEDVFPMTPPELEETIRDEKIRRLKQVLREKEAALEEIRKKMHQK, from the exons TGTTTCAGGCTGCATATACCAAGTAGTTCAGACGATTGGCTCGGATGGAAAAAATCTTCTGCAATTACTTCCAATTCCTAATTCCTCTGGAAATCTTATACCACTAGTTCAATCTTCAGTCATGTCTGATGCTTTGAAAGGGAACACAGGAAGCCCAGTTCATGTTACTTTTCAGACTCAGATTTCCAGCTCTTCCACAAGTACTTCAGTTCAATTGCCTGTTTTTCAGCCAGCCAATTCTACAAACTATTTTCTTTCAAGAACAGTAGATACATCAGAAAAAGTTAGAGTTACTTCTGTGGGAACTGAAAATTTTACCTCATCAGTTTCTAAAGTTCAGAGTCATGGTGTGAAAATTGATGGACTCACCATGCAAACATTTGCTGTTCCTCCTTCCTCAACACAAAATGATTCATCTTATATTTTAGTAAATACTCAGAGTCTTCCAATGACTGTCAAGTCTCCAGTGTTGCCTTCTGGGCATCATTTACAGATTCCAGCCCATGCTGAAGTGAAATCTGTACCAGCGTCATCGTTGCCTCCTTCAGTTCAGCAAAAGATTCTTGCAGCTGCAGCCACAAGTACTTCAGGAACAGTGGAGGCCTCCCAGATACCTACTGTTATTTATGTATCTCCTGTAAAAACAGTGAAAAATGTAGTTACCAAGAACTTTCAAAACATTTACCCAAAACCTGTTACAGAAGTAGCAAATCCAGTGATACTAAGTACCACACAAATTCCAGTGAATGTTGCTACAGAGGCAAAAAGTGGCCAGCATTCTCAAGCTGCTCCAGTGAAATGGATTTTTCAAGAAACCCTCCAGCCTTGTACTCCATCACTTGTTCCTGTTAAGTCTTCAAATAATGTGGcttcaaagattttaaaaacatttgtagATAGGAAAAATTTGGGAGACAACACTGTAAATATGCCACCATTGAGTACCATCAGTGCTAGTGGGACGCAATCCAAAAGTATACCTATTAAAGATAATGCTTTGGTTATGTTCAATGGGAAAGTCTATCTGTTGGCTAAAAAGGGGTCGGATGTTTTGCCGTCACAAATTGACCAACAGAATTCTGTTTCTCCTGATACTCCACCAAGAAAAGACACATCACAGATAGTGAGTTCAAGTCCAGTCACAGACATATCCAGAGAGGTTGTAAACATTGTCTTGGCAAAAAGTAAATCTTCCCAGATGGAGACAAAATCACTTTCAAATATCCAACTTGCTTCCATGGCCAGTCTAACGTCAGAGAAGAATAAAAAGGTGGAGCAACCATCTCTTTCTACCCTAAACCCACATAATATGAACCAATCCATTAACTACTTAAAACCATGTAAGACTTCATTCACAAACCCAGTCTTTCCAGATGGATTTAGTACAGGAGAAAATACCCCCAGAAAAGGAAATATCCAGAGCATAGAGAAAATAAGTTCCTCTATTGATGCAAGAGCTGTTACTTCACAGCAGGGTGTTTTCAGAGACCAAGAACCAAAG ATCCAGAATGAAATGGCATCAACGTTAAAAAAAGATACTCAAGAAAGAAATGATATGAAGGATACTCAAGAAGTGGGTAATAAGGCACTATGTCTGAAGAATGATGCTGAATTTAAAAAGATATTTGGGCTCACTAAAGATTTGAGAGTGTGCCTTACTCGAATTCCTGACCATTTGAACTCTGGAAAAAGTTTTGATGCCTTTACCAGTTTGGTGAAGGGTGATACTTACAAAAAGACAGAGGTGATGGTgaagaaggcagagagaaaaCAG GGTgttgataaaaaaagaaaaccaaaaactgttAAGAAGATGGATtatgcaaaaaagagaaaaaccgaGAGTGCTTGTAACACAGGTGTAAATGGAGAAACCAGTGTCACCAGTTCCCAACTCCGAAGCAGTATTTTACCGACTTCGGAGGTGTCACAACGTAACAGTCTCACAAGCCAcaagaaaagcagagaagaaaagagaactgATATAGAACATTATATTCATGATAACCAGGAGAAAGGCACACTGAGTTCAAATGCAAGTTTTGAACAAAGTCATTCCTTTAATAAAAATTATACCGAGGATGTTTTTCCCATGACACCACCAGAGTTAGAAGAAACCATTCGAGATGAGAAAATAAGAAGACTTAAGCAGGTGctgagagagaaggaagcagctcTTGAAGAAATACGTAAGAAGATgcaccaaaaataa
- the LRIF1 gene encoding ligand-dependent nuclear receptor-interacting factor 1 isoform X2 — protein sequence MSDALKGNTGSPVHVTFQTQISSSSTSTSVQLPVFQPANSTNYFLSRTVDTSEKVRVTSVGTENFTSSVSKVQSHGVKIDGLTMQTFAVPPSSTQNDSSYILVNTQSLPMTVKSPVLPSGHHLQIPAHAEVKSVPASSLPPSVQQKILAAAATSTSGTVEASQIPTVIYVSPVKTVKNVVTKNFQNIYPKPVTEVANPVILSTTQIPVNVATEAKSGQHSQAAPVKWIFQETLQPCTPSLVPVKSSNNVASKILKTFVDRKNLGDNTVNMPPLSTISASGTQSKSIPIKDNALVMFNGKVYLLAKKGSDVLPSQIDQQNSVSPDTPPRKDTSQIVSSSPVTDISREVVNIVLAKSKSSQMETKSLSNIQLASMASLTSEKNKKVEQPSLSTLNPHNMNQSINYLKPCKTSFTNPVFPDGFSTGENTPRKGNIQSIEKISSSIDARAVTSQQGVFRDQEPKIQNEMASTLKKDTQERNDMKDTQEVGNKALCLKNDAEFKKIFGLTKDLRVCLTRIPDHLNSGKSFDAFTSLVKGDTYKKTEVMVKKAERKQGVDKKRKPKTVKKMDYAKKRKTESACNTGVNGETSVTSSQLRSSILPTSEVSQRNSLTSHKKSREEKRTDIEHYIHDNQEKGTLSSNASFEQSHSFNKNYTEDVFPMTPPELEETIRDEKIRRLKQVLREKEAALEEIRKKMHQK from the exons ATGTCTGATGCTTTGAAAGGGAACACAGGAAGCCCAGTTCATGTTACTTTTCAGACTCAGATTTCCAGCTCTTCCACAAGTACTTCAGTTCAATTGCCTGTTTTTCAGCCAGCCAATTCTACAAACTATTTTCTTTCAAGAACAGTAGATACATCAGAAAAAGTTAGAGTTACTTCTGTGGGAACTGAAAATTTTACCTCATCAGTTTCTAAAGTTCAGAGTCATGGTGTGAAAATTGATGGACTCACCATGCAAACATTTGCTGTTCCTCCTTCCTCAACACAAAATGATTCATCTTATATTTTAGTAAATACTCAGAGTCTTCCAATGACTGTCAAGTCTCCAGTGTTGCCTTCTGGGCATCATTTACAGATTCCAGCCCATGCTGAAGTGAAATCTGTACCAGCGTCATCGTTGCCTCCTTCAGTTCAGCAAAAGATTCTTGCAGCTGCAGCCACAAGTACTTCAGGAACAGTGGAGGCCTCCCAGATACCTACTGTTATTTATGTATCTCCTGTAAAAACAGTGAAAAATGTAGTTACCAAGAACTTTCAAAACATTTACCCAAAACCTGTTACAGAAGTAGCAAATCCAGTGATACTAAGTACCACACAAATTCCAGTGAATGTTGCTACAGAGGCAAAAAGTGGCCAGCATTCTCAAGCTGCTCCAGTGAAATGGATTTTTCAAGAAACCCTCCAGCCTTGTACTCCATCACTTGTTCCTGTTAAGTCTTCAAATAATGTGGcttcaaagattttaaaaacatttgtagATAGGAAAAATTTGGGAGACAACACTGTAAATATGCCACCATTGAGTACCATCAGTGCTAGTGGGACGCAATCCAAAAGTATACCTATTAAAGATAATGCTTTGGTTATGTTCAATGGGAAAGTCTATCTGTTGGCTAAAAAGGGGTCGGATGTTTTGCCGTCACAAATTGACCAACAGAATTCTGTTTCTCCTGATACTCCACCAAGAAAAGACACATCACAGATAGTGAGTTCAAGTCCAGTCACAGACATATCCAGAGAGGTTGTAAACATTGTCTTGGCAAAAAGTAAATCTTCCCAGATGGAGACAAAATCACTTTCAAATATCCAACTTGCTTCCATGGCCAGTCTAACGTCAGAGAAGAATAAAAAGGTGGAGCAACCATCTCTTTCTACCCTAAACCCACATAATATGAACCAATCCATTAACTACTTAAAACCATGTAAGACTTCATTCACAAACCCAGTCTTTCCAGATGGATTTAGTACAGGAGAAAATACCCCCAGAAAAGGAAATATCCAGAGCATAGAGAAAATAAGTTCCTCTATTGATGCAAGAGCTGTTACTTCACAGCAGGGTGTTTTCAGAGACCAAGAACCAAAG ATCCAGAATGAAATGGCATCAACGTTAAAAAAAGATACTCAAGAAAGAAATGATATGAAGGATACTCAAGAAGTGGGTAATAAGGCACTATGTCTGAAGAATGATGCTGAATTTAAAAAGATATTTGGGCTCACTAAAGATTTGAGAGTGTGCCTTACTCGAATTCCTGACCATTTGAACTCTGGAAAAAGTTTTGATGCCTTTACCAGTTTGGTGAAGGGTGATACTTACAAAAAGACAGAGGTGATGGTgaagaaggcagagagaaaaCAG GGTgttgataaaaaaagaaaaccaaaaactgttAAGAAGATGGATtatgcaaaaaagagaaaaaccgaGAGTGCTTGTAACACAGGTGTAAATGGAGAAACCAGTGTCACCAGTTCCCAACTCCGAAGCAGTATTTTACCGACTTCGGAGGTGTCACAACGTAACAGTCTCACAAGCCAcaagaaaagcagagaagaaaagagaactgATATAGAACATTATATTCATGATAACCAGGAGAAAGGCACACTGAGTTCAAATGCAAGTTTTGAACAAAGTCATTCCTTTAATAAAAATTATACCGAGGATGTTTTTCCCATGACACCACCAGAGTTAGAAGAAACCATTCGAGATGAGAAAATAAGAAGACTTAAGCAGGTGctgagagagaaggaagcagctcTTGAAGAAATACGTAAGAAGATgcaccaaaaataa
- the LRIF1 gene encoding ligand-dependent nuclear receptor-interacting factor 1 isoform X3: MASTLKKDTQERNDMKDTQEVGNKALCLKNDAEFKKIFGLTKDLRVCLTRIPDHLNSGKSFDAFTSLVKGDTYKKTEVMVKKAERKQGVDKKRKPKTVKKMDYAKKRKTESACNTGVNGETSVTSSQLRSSILPTSEVSQRNSLTSHKKSREEKRTDIEHYIHDNQEKGTLSSNASFEQSHSFNKNYTEDVFPMTPPELEETIRDEKIRRLKQVLREKEAALEEIRKKMHQK, translated from the exons ATGGCATCAACGTTAAAAAAAGATACTCAAGAAAGAAATGATATGAAGGATACTCAAGAAGTGGGTAATAAGGCACTATGTCTGAAGAATGATGCTGAATTTAAAAAGATATTTGGGCTCACTAAAGATTTGAGAGTGTGCCTTACTCGAATTCCTGACCATTTGAACTCTGGAAAAAGTTTTGATGCCTTTACCAGTTTGGTGAAGGGTGATACTTACAAAAAGACAGAGGTGATGGTgaagaaggcagagagaaaaCAG GGTgttgataaaaaaagaaaaccaaaaactgttAAGAAGATGGATtatgcaaaaaagagaaaaaccgaGAGTGCTTGTAACACAGGTGTAAATGGAGAAACCAGTGTCACCAGTTCCCAACTCCGAAGCAGTATTTTACCGACTTCGGAGGTGTCACAACGTAACAGTCTCACAAGCCAcaagaaaagcagagaagaaaagagaactgATATAGAACATTATATTCATGATAACCAGGAGAAAGGCACACTGAGTTCAAATGCAAGTTTTGAACAAAGTCATTCCTTTAATAAAAATTATACCGAGGATGTTTTTCCCATGACACCACCAGAGTTAGAAGAAACCATTCGAGATGAGAAAATAAGAAGACTTAAGCAGGTGctgagagagaaggaagcagctcTTGAAGAAATACGTAAGAAGATgcaccaaaaataa